AGTCTTACTTTCTAGAAGCATTACAATATTCCGAAACATGAAAACTGTCTTATTAGTTGTTCCAAGTTCTCTACTCATGCATTTTCGAGGTTGGTATTCATCAAGACCTGCTAGGGAAGAGAGAAGTCAAACATAAGTACTAATAAGGGTCAgtcttaatcctttacaccttaacGTCAGTttgtacattctccatactgttctctatacatttccttagcggctgaaaggagaatttgtttaacaatcaataacttttttagttggtggtcttttcctttattctcgtgaccttaatgtttgactcaggaaggatattttaaggagcatttagatgctagtcactcttcgcAGTGGTCAAAAGTCATTTTAGTGCAGCAAACAGCTATCGATACGATGAAAGTTCGAGCCCCTCCAAAGCCTTTAAGCTAtttttttgtggctactgcctccttCAGGAAGCCGAGTTATATATGTCGTCGAGATGAGTGAGAGAATGAGCTGCAAGTCCCATTTCTCATTTCTACTTACCTTCACTGAAATGGTCTTCGTTGGCCGCGTTAGCCGCGAAAACGACGAAATATACGACGACCACGACGTATTGCACGACGAATTGTTCGACGAACAGGACGAACACGACGTCTGATCCTACGTCCTATTTTGCGTCCAACACGTCTAAAGCGAATAAAGGGGTCAGCTGACTTTTCCATTGCTGTTACGTCACCTTCGTCACTAACTTCGTCTCTATCATCGTCATTATCGAATGCTCTTTCGTCAAACTCCTCGTCTTCGGCCGCCACTATGCTTTTACTGAGTGACAGAATAAAGATTGCAAAAGATAAACTTGAACGAATTGGTTATTTAttagagatttttttaaatgtggGCCTATATAACTGATCAACATCGAGGTCACAGCACAACACCAGGAGCTACGTCCCCTACTCTGGCGAGAAGAGCGTGGATTCCCCTGGGTTCCCCTGCTAACCATTATAGAGGAAATGCAGGAGACGGTTTATCATCCTTTTTCCGAGGAGATTAGAACATCTAACCATTTGCAGGTGTCACATTTAAGGCAACAAATTCTTCTCAATTACTTTAAGACCCTGACTACATTTTTTGCTGAGAATCGTCACTCAGAACATTTGACCGCGCAGGTTTCCAAAACTATCAAGAATGATTTCATCTTCCGCAACGTACCTTCTGGGGATTGCCATATCATTGTCCTCTAGATCCTCTTCATCAAGCTCTCCATCGTTCTCTTTCATGTCGTATTTGCTGAAATATGAACAAGAAATAATGAAACCATTTCCAATGCAGCACTTCAGAATTGCCCATAAGTCTAAAGCATAATccactttcagaaaaaataattcatttatgAACTTAACTTTAGATTCCATAATTTGAAACGAAAGCGTCAATAAATTTCTGTTCCCTCCCCCTCTTCCGCTGGCTCAATGGATTGTCTTCGGAGGAATTGCcatttccaaatattttttagatgCAACCTACCCTCGAAGGttttcttcttcaaattcaTCTGCTATCTCGGCCAACTCATTTTCAGTTAGTGCGACTGAAAAGCCAACAGCGAGTACAAAGCCAAACAGAGCCAAAATAACGGATGTCTTCATTTTGTCCTCTCCGTTGGAACTTGAGTTCTCAACTGTTGGTATCCCCAAAGCTCACTGCTTTTATGGATCCATTCTGGGTGATATTAAAATCTGTTTCGTCCCGATCCTCATTTCACTCGATATCTGATCATGGAATGTAAACCCTCGAGAATCTGTAAAAAATAGACTGAAGAATACACTTGTAGGTCTTAAAGATATTAATCTATCGTTTAATGATTTTATCAGATATGCCATATAGTTTGAAAGTATTTGCAATCGCAAAGTTTTGGAGAAAAGGCATGTCAATATAAGAAAAACACCCATTTTGcgtttattttatgtttttcatctatttatcaAAGATACCTGTTTTCTATATATAGCGAGAGTTAGCAGGCCACGTAAGATTGAGCAAGTCTGTTCTGTAATCATTGTTGGCACAAcagcaaattcaaatttctagTTAGGGGATGGAgtgtaaattaatttgaaataggAAATACGTTATTATTTTCTCGATTATGCAATGCTTTATTGTATTCACATCCCCATATCACCCGATATCTGTTCATGGAATGTAGACCCTTcaaaatctgtaaaaaaataGATTGAAGAATTCCTTATTCACccttgaggtaaaaaaaaaagatggaatgTCCTAAGCGTTCGTTTTTCCTAGAGTTTACTCATATTAACTCgtgtaaatttctttattttccataaCCTCTCCTGGAGGTTTACGCTTCTTTCATTTACAGATTGGAAAAACTTAAACTTGaattacatttcatttaaaaaagatttGATTGACACATACTTTGCCTATATTAGTGACTTTCAAGAATGTAAACCCTAGAAAATCTgtaaaaatagatgaaataatACAATTGTTACCACAAAGATATAAAGATAGCAACATttacttcaatttcatttctctgaTAAGTTCGAATGATGTGGaaacccattttttttctttcgttcatCTATTCACCTTTTATACCTGTTTTCTGTTTGTAGCGAAAGTAAGTGGTTCTATATCACCCGATATCTGATCACAGAATATAGACCCTCAaaaatctataaaaaaaaaaaaaaggagatgcATGATTTTCCGGTTTCACCTAGTTTGACAGTAATTATTCGTTTGAATGCCTAATGATTTCAATTAAAGCTTTTCCCTAaggtctgattttttttatcattattaatttacAGATAAAAACACTTGTATAACAATTACATTTCAATAAAAACCATTTGGAAAACACATATCACGCCTATATCAGTAGTTTTAAAGACCACGATTGATATTAAgtaatattatatttttttgtcgGAGTCATTAACATACACCCACTCGCTAAAGGAATAGTTCGTCTCAAGAGCCAGATAGGAATTTTAATTTCCCCCACTTAACGTACACATGAAATTCAAGCAGTTAACCTAACCTCTCTCATTTGTTTTCTAAATATATGCTGTACGTTCGACTAAAGAAGCCTTGCTTTCATCTGTGAGGCGTGCTTGAATAAAGTATCGTTGCGGTaagtgttgttctttttgttgcAGTTGTTTGACGCAAGACACTGTACGAGCGAAAGCTTCACGATAATATGTCGAACCATGAGCTATTCACAGGTCAAAGAGGCAGCGACATTAATTTCAATCACTGCTTCTGTGCCAAAACTATGGAGATATTTACCAACTGATCAaccaaaaatgagaaaatatttgacaTGATTTTTATTGTTCTAATGTCCATAATAAAGTACTGTTTTGGTAAGTGTTcgttttgttgttcttgttgctgTCGTTGTTAAACGCATGCAATTTACTGTGTGTGCAAAAGTTTCATGATCATGATAATTTCCGACCATAAAGTGTTCAAAAGTGAAAGAAGCAGCTAAATTTACTTGGACAGAAATGTGCTTCCAGCTCATATCCaaatattgtttgaaaaatgtagtTTCTGATAATGTACAAAATAGATGTATTTACCACTTTAATAGGTTTCTTTGGCCAAAACCGATGTCTCCCTCGCCAATTCCATTCCTTTGCCAAAATTATGGGGATCAACCCGGTAATGAGGAAATATTTGAATTCTTTTTTACTGTGCTCATGTCCACAGCATCAATGAGGACAGTCTTTTacattctttcttttctaaGTCTTACCACTAAAACTTTGGTCCAGTTGATTCAAGCAGGGCACACGAACCTTTGGAAAAGTTGCTCTTATGTTTTCATCACTTAAACAGTTGTTGTGGGTGAGTATCCCCTCATATTCTTTTCGTTATTTCTGTATATTTCAATGGCTACATTGTCGTTAATCTTATGGAAAATATTAATGGCTCCTTAGCCTGTGCGTATGAAATTTTATCTTCGAGTGTTGATGATATCACAAACATCTGTGCCCTTCAAGAGCAAACTTATTTTATTCTAGCGGAACTCCTGACGAAGGAAAACTCTCGAATAGAAATAGAACACAACCAGGAAAGCtaaatcatttcaaaaagttaaaaagaaattacctcaactacaaacaaaaagaaaatgaaactgatcaaagtcacaagaaaaacaaaaactacatAGCCAGGTATTTCAAAACTTGATTTATTTCCATTGACACAAACTTATGAACAACACTTTCGTTAACTACTTCTGCATTACTTCCTTCCCATTATATTTTGTCGGCAGGTGGGGAGTTTTACTTTCAAGGAGTATTATAATATTGCGAAGCATAAAAAGCTCTCTTATTAGTTGTCCCCAGCTCTCCATTTATGCATTTTCGAGGTTGGTATTCATCATCACTATCAGCAtatatattcttcatactgttctctatatatttcctaaggtgctgacaaggagaatttgtttaaccattAAGACCTTCTATAATTGGTGaccgtttcctttattctcgtgacgtTAATGTATGATacagggtgggggggggggggtatttgaagaagaatttagatgctagttaATTTAGACAAAAGTTTAACATGTGGCTTGATAGCTCATTTTAGTGCGGCTAAACCGCTTTCCTTGCGACGAATACTCGAGTCCTTTACGCTATTTTTCGTGGCTACTGTTTCCTATAGGAGGCAGATGTTTCCCATCTGTTTTCCGATACTACTTATTGTTTCTTTCCGAGTATCTTTATAGTTCAATATTTGTATTCGATAAACAGTCGAGttctttccttttgtgttttctGGCTTTTAGCCACTAGCactttacttttcttttgtGATGAGGAATTACAATCCTGTTAGTCTCCCAAAAAGCCGTTTTTTACTCCTGTAACGAAGATTGTCATAATGTTGTCCTACGAAATTTTCTTGTGATGTTCAGTTTATCATTTATCATCCGCCTAAGTAATACGCTGCTGTATTTCATTTTCCACTTATGAAAAAGCAATGCAACAGCGATACAAagattctcttctttttcaggtccattttatttttagttcgGGTAGGAATGATAGTAAAACGAAGAAAAGTTAGCAGGTATATTCCTTTTCAATTCCACTTTACTTGTTTTCAAAGGAACCTTTGCCATTAATTCAAAcaagaaaaaggtgaaaattaaatAACGCAAAGAagcctgttgaaaaaaaattgtagatgCTTTTTGCAGATTAACTTTTTAAATGTGAAGCATTTTCTAGATACCATTTTCTTATGGGATCATGGTGTATGAAGGTGCGTACGTACTTATGTGGTCGCTTTGCCCTTGCTAACATCCCTGGAAGAGGCAAAGCCAGCTGCACCTCCCATTTCTTATTTCTATTTACCCTCACTGAGATGATCTTCGTTAGCCGCGACGAAAACGACGAACTGTACGAGGAACACGACAAAGACCACGTATGATCCTGCGTCCTAATCGTCTCACGAAGAGATACCTAATTAGATTGATATTAAAACTATTTACAATGATCCAAAAACAACTAAGTTATACATATTTACATTTAAATCAGAAATCTAGATGATTTTCACAAAATaagtttcagtttgtttttaaaacagtttatgTTCGAGCCAATGGGCTTGGATTTTATCCCAGCTTCCTCAGCATGAAGCGACCAAGAGTATGACTATTCCCCACTGGATGGGATGCTATTCCATAtcaaggttacccccccccctcccccacagcatttcatcaggcttccctaacAATTCGCCGATACTCATTTATACTCAAAAGTAGAGAGAGACACTCTGTGAATAAAGTGAcatgcccaagaacacaacacattgatcCATATCCAAAAAGTTCCAAACAATTATTAATTTGTAAAAAGAATATTTAGTTACAAACATGTCGCTATCAACATTGCTGTGTTCCCAGCAGTATGATGGAGGCGTGTCTTCTGAACTTCGTAATAAACCCtactcaccgtagagtctctgtggcttagtggtagagcatcggaccacggaatccgaaggtctgacgttcgattcctcatggggaactctgaattttttctttgttccacgctcgtaataagacaaaaaaaacttaattctCTAATTATTGATTGGTGTCAAGCAAAATTGTGATTGAGTCCCATTTTCTAAAGTATTTCTGGATAGAAACCGGAGCAGTTACATAAGTACAATTATGAGTCAACAGTAGCAATTTCCAACTATTTTCATGGGTTTTTCTTGAAGTTTAAGTACAGTTTACTCTATAGATAGCAACATttacttcaatttcatttctctgaCAAGTTAGAATGATTTTGAGACccatttgttttcattcattcatgatacctgttttctgtttgtaacTAAAGTAAGCGGCTCATGAAAGATTgagtaaatttattttgtcaacaCCAGTTGTACCACTACAACATTAAATTCGCACTTGGTTGATGGAGCGTAAAACactttgaaataagaaatatgtattgttttcttgagTGCGCAAATGTCTATTTTGTTCAGATTCCCATATCACCCGGTATCTGATCAAGGAATATAGACCcttaaaaatctaaaaaaaaagcatgcatGATTTTCCGTCTTGTAATGACACTATCAAGTAAATCACCTCGTTTGATAATAATTATTCCGTTGAattccaaattatttccattATAGCTTGTTCTTAAGGTTTGAgtttcttatcattattattttacagATAGAAACACTTATAcatcaatttcatttcattaaaaacgATTTGAAAAATTCATACCATACCCATATCAATAGTTTTAAAGACCACGATTAATATTGAGAAATATTATATTTTCTGTCGGTGTCATTAACATACATCCACTCGCTGAAGGAGTAGTTCGCTTCAGGAGCCAGATAGGAATTTTCATTTCTCGCACTAAAACGTACACATGAAATTCAAGCAGTTAACCTAACCTctcccattttttttaaatacatgatGTACATCCGACTTCAGAAGTCTTGCACTCATCTGTGAGGCGTGCTTGAATAAAGTATCGTTGCGGtaagtgttgttgttgttgtttgacgTAAGACACTGTGCGAGCGAAAGTTTCATGATAGTATGTCGATGCATGAACTGATCACACGTCGAAGAGGCAGCGACATTAATTTCAATTCCTGTTTCCAAAACTGTGGGGATATTTACCAACTGATCAACccaaaatgagaaaatatttggcgtgatttttattttccaatgcCCACAATAGAGTACTGTTGTGGTAAGTGTTCGTTCTCTTGTTGTTGAACGCATGCAATTCACTGTGCGCGCAAAAGTGTTATGAAAATGTCCAACCATGAAGTGTTCATAAGTGAAAGAACCATCTAATTTCACTCGGAAAGAAATGTGCAAATATTGtgtgaaaaatgtagaagaatcttaaaatttacaatttagaTACATTTAACACTTTAATAGGTTATTTTTTGGCCAAGCCCGATATGTCCCTTGCCGATTCCATTCCTGTGCCAAAACTATAGGGATCAAC
This is a stretch of genomic DNA from Pocillopora verrucosa isolate sample1 chromosome 12, ASM3666991v2, whole genome shotgun sequence. It encodes these proteins:
- the LOC136277429 gene encoding uncharacterized protein, which produces MKTSVILALFGFVLAVGFSVALTENELAEIADEFEEENLRGKYDMKENDGELDEEDLEDNDMAIPRSKSIVAAEDEEFDERAFDNDDDRDEVSDEGDVTAMEKSADPFIRFRRVGRKIGRRIRRRVRPVRRTIRRAIRRGRRIFRRFRG